In Hamadaea flava, a genomic segment contains:
- a CDS encoding ABC transporter substrate-binding protein, translating into MTTSQAAPSRLTRRGFLSVGAAAALSLTALSACSSDDGDGSGAKKITFWLSTSAQLDGYTNLAKEFEAKEGVTVEIVNVPYDGYQDKLRQSAQANSLPDVASVPSLDPIWINQLQDLSATANNEANKIRKDILTVQDGKTLCIPSDITAAGLFINKTLFAKAGVEFPTDPNKTWTWDEFLAATAKVRDAAKAKYSLVYDNSPARIRAFIYNNGGKGFQLGSDGKYATPDDATIQALTKFAALNDDKVMPKSVWTSGADPNALFKSGQVVAYFSGVWQVADFAEGITNFEWASAPTPGPVHATDINLGGKVVAFTNGDRASAAKKWVDFMFQRDNYAKLAQSNGYLSVEAGLDLKYPFTKQSALDAFALYNKEIELADPISSSGQAAGTTLVLKGKAIQTDPTKTEMAKFINGQQDVQKTVTNIVNGLNEQVG; encoded by the coding sequence ATGACGACTTCCCAGGCTGCCCCGAGCCGGCTTACCCGCCGGGGCTTTCTCTCGGTGGGTGCCGCGGCAGCCCTGAGCCTGACGGCGCTCAGCGCCTGTAGCTCCGACGACGGCGACGGTTCGGGCGCCAAGAAGATCACCTTCTGGCTGTCCACCTCGGCGCAGCTCGACGGCTACACCAACCTGGCCAAGGAGTTCGAGGCCAAGGAGGGCGTCACGGTCGAGATCGTGAACGTCCCCTACGACGGCTACCAGGACAAGCTGCGGCAGTCCGCGCAGGCCAACTCCCTGCCGGACGTCGCCAGCGTCCCGTCGCTGGACCCGATCTGGATCAACCAGCTCCAGGACCTGAGCGCGACGGCGAACAACGAGGCGAACAAGATCCGCAAGGACATCCTCACGGTGCAGGACGGCAAGACCCTCTGCATCCCGTCGGACATCACCGCGGCCGGTCTGTTCATCAACAAGACCCTGTTCGCCAAGGCCGGGGTCGAGTTCCCCACCGACCCGAACAAGACCTGGACCTGGGACGAGTTCCTCGCCGCGACGGCGAAGGTCCGTGACGCGGCGAAGGCCAAGTACTCCCTGGTCTACGACAACTCGCCGGCCCGCATCCGGGCGTTCATCTACAACAACGGCGGCAAGGGTTTCCAGCTCGGCTCCGACGGCAAGTACGCCACCCCGGACGACGCCACCATCCAGGCGCTGACCAAGTTCGCCGCGCTCAACGACGACAAGGTCATGCCGAAGTCGGTGTGGACCTCCGGCGCCGACCCGAACGCGCTGTTCAAGAGCGGCCAGGTCGTCGCGTACTTCTCCGGGGTCTGGCAGGTCGCCGACTTCGCCGAGGGCATCACCAACTTCGAGTGGGCCAGCGCCCCGACGCCGGGCCCGGTGCACGCCACCGACATCAACCTCGGCGGCAAGGTCGTCGCGTTCACCAACGGCGACCGGGCTTCGGCGGCCAAGAAGTGGGTCGACTTCATGTTCCAGCGGGACAACTACGCCAAGCTGGCGCAGTCCAACGGCTACCTGTCCGTCGAGGCCGGCCTGGACCTGAAGTACCCGTTCACCAAGCAGTCGGCCCTCGACGCGTTCGCGCTCTACAACAAGGAGATCGAACTGGCCGACCCGATCTCGTCCTCGGGCCAGGCGGCCGGCACGACGCTCGTCCTGAAGGGCAAGGCGATCCAGACCGATCCCACCAAGACGGAGATGGCCAAGTTCATCAACGGCCAGCAGGACGTCCAGAAGACCGTCACGAACATCGTGAACGGGCTCAACGAGCAGGTCGGCTGA
- a CDS encoding carbohydrate ABC transporter permease codes for MVDSIRPTASEPSPEVRRGPEPVRPRQRNGRRKRYTGAPLVLISINLLLFVTFFVWPAITGLMYSFTSYTGVGPAPWVGLDNYQRLLQDDAFYAALIRTLVYTAGVVPLTIVLSLGTAVLLTSPYAKGKTIARIVFFLPWLISPIIAGVIWRWLFGENFGLVNYLITSLGGKEVAWQSNGNLSLIVVIIAAAWGGTAFNMLLFVAALKNVPTAYYEAASLDGAGSWAKFRRITLPAIAPTTFIVVLLSILHSMKEYALIKAINDGGPGSTNNLLVQYIYTKGFERAQIGYASAASFVLMLILMIVAIIQLVMNRRKES; via the coding sequence ATGGTGGACAGCATTCGCCCGACGGCGTCGGAGCCGAGTCCCGAGGTGCGCCGGGGGCCGGAGCCGGTGCGGCCCCGGCAGCGGAACGGGCGCCGCAAGCGGTACACCGGAGCGCCGCTGGTGCTCATCTCGATCAACCTGCTCCTGTTCGTCACGTTCTTCGTCTGGCCCGCGATCACCGGCCTGATGTACTCGTTCACCAGCTACACCGGCGTCGGCCCGGCTCCCTGGGTGGGGCTGGACAACTACCAGCGGCTGCTGCAGGACGACGCCTTCTACGCCGCGCTGATTCGCACCCTCGTCTACACCGCCGGCGTCGTGCCGCTGACGATCGTGCTGTCGCTGGGCACCGCGGTGCTGCTCACCAGCCCGTACGCCAAAGGTAAGACGATCGCCCGGATCGTGTTCTTCCTGCCCTGGCTCATCTCGCCGATCATCGCGGGCGTCATCTGGCGCTGGCTGTTCGGCGAGAACTTCGGCCTGGTGAACTACCTGATCACCTCGCTGGGCGGCAAAGAGGTGGCCTGGCAGTCCAACGGGAATCTGTCGCTGATCGTCGTCATCATCGCCGCGGCGTGGGGCGGCACCGCGTTCAACATGCTGCTGTTCGTGGCGGCGCTGAAGAACGTGCCGACGGCGTACTACGAGGCGGCGTCGCTCGACGGAGCCGGCTCGTGGGCGAAGTTCCGCCGGATCACGTTGCCCGCCATCGCGCCGACGACGTTCATCGTGGTGCTGCTGAGCATCCTGCACTCCATGAAGGAGTACGCGCTGATCAAGGCGATCAACGACGGCGGGCCGGGCAGCACCAACAACCTGCTCGTCCAGTACATCTACACGAAGGGCTTCGAGCGCGCCCAGATCGGCTACGCCA